One Solanum lycopersicum chromosome 2, SLM_r2.1 genomic region harbors:
- the LOC101254466 gene encoding RING-H2 finger protein ATL80 — protein sequence MMPPPVLRFLLSTASSSPPPAKYTSADPPSSFAPVEPDYVIIIAALLCGVICIIGLISVARCAWLRRTGGSTGGQSSAAANKGLKKKVLRSLPKFKFDPASSSTEAASECAICLAEYTRGDEIKVLPQCRHGFHVHCIDTWLGSHSSCPTCRQILQTGRCRRCGEFSGNSNAGTQIQGRNCLT from the coding sequence ATGATGCCGCCTCCAGTACTTAGATTTCTGCTAAGCACCGCCTCATCTTCCCCACCGCCGGCCAAATACACCTCCGCGGATCCACCGTCGTCATTTGCGCCGGTGGAGCCCGATTATGTCATTATCATAGCAGCCCTGCTCTGTGGAGTTATATGCATAATCGGACTTATCTCAGTAGCTCGATGCgcttggctcagacgcaccggAGGATCCACCGGAGGTCAGTCGTCAGCGGCGGCGAACAAAGGATTGAAGAAGAAAGTTTTGCGATCGCTGCCGAAGTTCAAGTTTGATCCAGCTTCTTCAAGTACTGAAGCTGCGTCGGAGTGCGCCATATGTCTGGCGGAGTACACTAGAGGAGATGAGATTAAAGTTTTGCCTCAGTGTCGCCATGGTTTTCATGTTCACTGTATTGACACGTGGCTTGGTTCACACTCGTCATGCCCAACTTGCCGTCAGATTCTCCAAACTGGTCGGTGCCGGAGATGCGGCGAATTCTCAGGCAATTCAAACGCCGGTACTCAAATTCAGGGACGGAATTGCCTTACCTAA